The Streptomyces griseiscabiei genomic sequence CGAGGGTCGCCCGTACGACGGCGGGGGCGCCCGGTGAATTCACCGGGCGCCCCCGCCGTTGTCGTCGTGGTCAGTGACGGACCCGCTCACGGATGCCGCTCCGCCCGGCGACCGGCAGCGGAGCCGGGGGCACCGTGGGGCGGGCCGGGCGTGGCCGGAGCTGGCCCAGGACCGTCGCGCCGAAGGCGATGGCCATGCCGAGGAGCTGAAGGGGGCCCAGGGCCTGGCCGAGGGCCGCCCAGCCGACCACGGCGGCGGTCAGCGGGGAGAGGGGGCCGAGGAAGGTGACCTGGGTGGCGGAGAGGCGGCCGATGCCGCGGAACCAGAGCCAGTAGGAGACGGCGGTGTTGGCGAGGGCGAGGTAGAGGTAGCCGCCGATCGCCCGGGTGTCCAGGGCCGGGGGTGCCCCCTCGACCAGCAGGGCCAGCGGGGCGATCAGCAGGCCGCCGGCGGTCAGCTGCCAGCCGGTGAGGGCGAGCGGGCCAACACCGGCCGGGCGGCCCCAGCGCTTGGTCAGGACCGTGCCGGTGGACATGGACGCGGTGGCGGCGAGCGCCGCGAGCAGGCCCACCGTGTCCAGCGCGCCCGCCGCCTTCAGGACGACCAGGCTGACGCCGAGGGCCGCCGCGATCCCGGTGAGCAGGGTGCGCACGGTCGGCCGCTCCCTCAGCAGCACGGTCGCCAGGCCCGCGACGAACAGGGGGGCGACCGAGCCGACGACCGCCGCCATACCGCCCGGCAGCCGGTACGCGGAGAGGAAGAGCAGCGGGAAGAAGGCGCCGATGTTCAGCGCGCCCAGCACCGCGGCCTTCCACCAC encodes the following:
- a CDS encoding EamA family transporter; the protein is MTAHTPAHTGPATSRLPLIALTALAPISWGTTYAVTTEFLPADRPLFTGLMRALPAGLLLLAISRRLPSGVWWWKAAVLGALNIGAFFPLLFLSAYRLPGGMAAVVGSVAPLFVAGLATVLLRERPTVRTLLTGIAAALGVSLVVLKAAGALDTVGLLAALAATASMSTGTVLTKRWGRPAGVGPLALTGWQLTAGGLLIAPLALLVEGAPPALDTRAIGGYLYLALANTAVSYWLWFRGIGRLSATQVTFLGPLSPLTAAVVGWAALGQALGPLQLLGMAIAFGATVLGQLRPRPARPTVPPAPLPVAGRSGIRERVRH